A window of the Mesoplasma florum L1 genome harbors these coding sequences:
- a CDS encoding PTS transporter subunit EIIB, with amino-acid sequence MKFTKENIVFLLENVGGSENIEKISHCISRMRFKLVDITKANTEEIKKQKWCKGVLIVGGEYQVVIGTEIESFYKMFLKTTGINENANDELKTKKQKMTFIMFVSSIFSPIMILLVVYGMWEMVRTPFFLSSNSTEIPTLIEINSFMELISKGLSWFIVMAVCWSTFRVMGGTPIIGLAIGAILISPMLTPLSALDLDGGKTIIQAMNEHGWKIFGNAVFPWKVSFEGLVIPMIFVGLLGVFIERGMNKVNLGGARMLIQPMVVIAGTVIVTMFTIAPAGLIITNYMSISFNFLMTHNITKYIFSPLIGMLYAPMVVFGLHRTITPILMQDILKFNGSFIMGLMIISNICLAVGCLTFGRLNKNCKEVKNIAYSNGISAFIAGVTEPAIYSISLKYLFPLIASAIGTYFGCLLYTSAGVWTNAAPFGILGIIGFASTIPQGINVEQWAGGSIVWGTLSVILGISITIFMTIVLSQVKYFKERTNKILFDEYGFTPELKQKSIFKFKGNKNGKIK; translated from the coding sequence ATGAAATTTACAAAAGAAAATATTGTATTTCTTTTAGAAAATGTTGGTGGATCTGAAAATATTGAAAAAATAAGTCACTGTATTTCTAGAATGAGATTTAAACTTGTAGATATTACAAAAGCTAACACTGAGGAAATCAAAAAGCAAAAATGATGTAAAGGTGTTTTAATTGTTGGTGGTGAATATCAAGTTGTTATAGGAACAGAAATTGAAAGTTTTTATAAAATGTTTTTAAAAACAACTGGAATAAATGAAAACGCAAATGATGAGTTAAAAACTAAAAAACAAAAAATGACTTTTATTATGTTTGTTTCATCAATTTTTAGCCCAATAATGATTTTGCTTGTTGTATACGGAATGTGAGAAATGGTAAGAACGCCTTTCTTCTTATCTTCTAATTCAACAGAAATTCCAACATTAATTGAAATTAATAGTTTTATGGAATTAATTTCAAAAGGATTAAGTTGATTTATTGTTATGGCAGTTTGTTGAAGTACATTTAGAGTAATGGGAGGGACACCAATTATAGGTTTAGCAATTGGCGCAATTCTTATTAGTCCAATGTTAACACCTCTTTCAGCACTTGATCTTGATGGTGGTAAAACAATAATACAAGCAATGAATGAACATGGTTGAAAAATATTTGGAAACGCTGTTTTCCCATGAAAAGTTTCATTTGAAGGTTTAGTAATACCGATGATTTTTGTTGGTTTACTAGGAGTTTTCATTGAAAGAGGGATGAATAAAGTTAATTTAGGTGGAGCTAGAATGCTTATTCAACCAATGGTTGTTATTGCTGGAACAGTTATTGTAACTATGTTTACAATTGCTCCAGCAGGATTAATAATAACAAATTATATGTCTATATCATTTAACTTTTTAATGACACATAATATAACAAAATATATATTCTCACCATTAATAGGAATGCTATATGCACCAATGGTAGTATTTGGATTACATAGAACAATAACACCTATATTAATGCAAGATATATTAAAATTTAACGGTAGTTTTATAATGGGGTTAATGATCATTTCTAACATTTGTTTAGCTGTAGGTTGTTTAACATTTGGAAGATTAAACAAAAACTGTAAAGAAGTAAAAAATATTGCATATTCTAATGGTATTTCTGCATTTATCGCAGGAGTAACTGAGCCTGCTATTTATTCAATTTCTTTAAAATATCTTTTCCCTTTAATAGCTTCTGCTATAGGAACATATTTTGGATGCTTATTGTATACTTCAGCTGGAGTTTGAACAAATGCAGCACCTTTTGGTATTTTAGGAATAATCGGTTTTGCTTCAACTATACCACAAGGCATAAATGTAGAACAATGAGCTGGTGGTTCAATTGTTTGAGGAACACTAAGTGTAATTTTGGGAATATCAATAACAATATTTATGACAATAGTTTTAAGTCAAGTTAAATATTTTAAAGAAAGAACAAATAAAATACTTTTTGATGAATACGGATTTACTCCTGAATTAAAACAAAAAAGTATATTTAAATTTAAAGGTAATAAAAATGGAAAAATTAAGTAA
- a CDS encoding transcriptional regulator → MNSIYKKVDNLSRDNRETTFKQIAQQILKDFSKGLFRTQDELAKKCFVSKSTITQFAKIAECTGFRELQVRLKIEYENNFTEKNANYSKHLTVREYYVSFEKWISENYDFLIEFANDIKKKEEVFLFPSFQTQYASTFLIDVLEKHDYQANIFNLEKDLNKLKKIEWEKKLVLLILTGRDNGSLKLIYEYLTSIGSKVYIICSTNWKFDDDNTKAMYFDNKLCQRNYVDRNFWLINLFKLLEELLMTTEY, encoded by the coding sequence ATGAATTCAATATACAAAAAAGTTGACAATTTAAGTAGAGATAATAGAGAGACAACTTTTAAACAAATTGCTCAACAAATACTTAAAGATTTTTCAAAAGGTTTATTTAGAACACAAGATGAGTTAGCTAAAAAATGTTTTGTAAGTAAATCAACAATTACACAATTTGCTAAAATAGCTGAATGCACAGGATTTCGTGAGTTGCAAGTTAGATTGAAAATTGAATATGAAAATAATTTCACAGAAAAAAATGCAAATTACTCGAAACACTTAACTGTTAGAGAATATTATGTTTCATTTGAAAAATGAATTTCAGAAAATTATGATTTTTTAATAGAGTTTGCTAATGATATAAAGAAAAAAGAAGAAGTATTTTTATTTCCAAGTTTTCAAACACAATATGCATCAACTTTTTTGATTGATGTTTTAGAAAAACATGATTATCAAGCCAATATTTTTAATTTAGAAAAAGATTTAAATAAATTGAAAAAAATAGAATGAGAAAAGAAACTTGTTTTATTGATTTTAACCGGAAGAGATAATGGAAGTTTAAAATTAATTTATGAATACTTAACAAGTATTGGTTCTAAAGTTTATATAATTTGTTCAACGAACTGAAAATTTGATGATGATAATACTAAAGCTATGTATTTTGATAATAAGCTTTGTCAAAGAAATTATGTTGACAGAAATTTTTGATTAATAAACTTATTTAAATTATTAGAGGAATTATTAATGACAACAGAATACTAA
- a CDS encoding glycoside hydrolase family 1 protein, with amino-acid sequence MEKLSKDIMLGTSISANQAEGSWNINGKGLSIAEMRRYNPSLDQKDINTERKMTEDKIKEALDPNSKFYYPKKNGIDFFKHFKEDIKLLAEMNNDCFRTSIAWTRIFPNGDETDPNEEGLKFYDQLIDELIKNNIEPIITISHYEMPYYLVEKFGGWKNRALIDFYTKYAKTLLIRFKDKVKYWIPFNEMNAANYSVWAGAGLRDDEHENILGLSIYALHNIFVANASIIKEGRKINSEFKFGSMIATLLSYADDSNPLTVLKADKDQQMKIYAYFDVLHRGEYPKYALNLYKSFGMNLKISEEDRIVLKENTCDFVGFSYYMSGVVSLNEDSLTEGNLVKVGKNKHLKENDWGWQIDPVGLRILMNRLYDRYQKPLFILENGVGFKEENPNLEMINDDYRIEYLKSHLQQVQKAVDDGVECIGYTMWSPFDIVSHGTSEMAKRYGLIYVDQDDMGNGTKKRIPKKSYYWFKEVCEKREI; translated from the coding sequence ATGGAAAAATTAAGTAAAGATATAATGTTGGGAACTTCAATATCAGCTAATCAAGCAGAAGGTTCATGAAATATTAATGGTAAAGGTTTATCAATAGCTGAAATGCGTAGATATAATCCATCTTTGGATCAAAAAGATATTAATACTGAAAGAAAAATGACTGAAGATAAAATAAAAGAAGCTTTAGACCCTAATTCAAAATTTTATTATCCTAAAAAAAATGGAATAGATTTTTTCAAACATTTTAAAGAAGATATTAAACTATTAGCTGAAATGAATAACGATTGTTTTAGAACATCAATTGCATGAACAAGGATTTTTCCTAATGGAGATGAAACAGACCCAAATGAAGAGGGATTAAAATTTTATGATCAACTGATTGATGAATTAATAAAAAATAATATAGAGCCTATAATAACAATTTCTCATTATGAAATGCCTTATTATTTGGTTGAAAAATTTGGTGGATGAAAAAATAGAGCATTAATAGATTTTTATACAAAGTATGCAAAAACTTTACTAATTAGATTTAAAGATAAAGTTAAATACTGAATTCCTTTTAATGAAATGAATGCTGCAAATTATAGTGTTTGAGCTGGAGCTGGTTTAAGAGATGATGAACACGAAAATATTTTGGGTCTATCAATTTATGCTTTACACAATATTTTTGTTGCTAATGCTTCAATTATTAAAGAAGGTAGAAAAATAAACTCAGAGTTTAAGTTTGGATCAATGATTGCAACTTTATTATCTTATGCAGATGATTCAAACCCTTTAACTGTTTTGAAAGCTGATAAAGATCAACAAATGAAAATTTATGCTTATTTTGATGTACTACATCGTGGTGAATATCCTAAATATGCATTAAATCTTTATAAATCTTTTGGTATGAATTTAAAAATTAGTGAAGAAGATAGAATTGTGCTAAAAGAAAATACATGTGACTTTGTTGGATTTAGTTATTACATGTCAGGTGTTGTTAGTTTAAATGAAGATTCATTAACTGAAGGAAATTTAGTTAAAGTTGGAAAAAATAAACACTTGAAAGAAAATGACTGGGGTTGACAAATTGACCCTGTAGGATTAAGAATATTAATGAATAGATTATATGATAGATATCAAAAGCCTTTATTCATTTTAGAAAATGGTGTTGGATTTAAAGAAGAAAATCCAAATTTAGAAATGATTAATGATGATTATAGAATTGAATATTTAAAATCACATTTACAACAAGTTCAAAAAGCTGTTGATGATGGTGTTGAATGTATTGGTTATACAATGTGAAGTCCTTTTGATATTGTTTCTCATGGAACTAGTGAAATGGCAAAAAGATATGGTCTTATATATGTGGATCAAGATGATATGGGTAATGGAACTAAAAAAAGAATACCTAAAAAATCATATTACTGATTTAAAGAAGTTTGTGAAAAAAGAGAAATTTAA